The Bacteroidota bacterium genome has a segment encoding these proteins:
- a CDS encoding proline--tRNA ligase yields the protein MAKEITSRLNDYSQWYNDLVIKGGLADYSAVRGCMVIKPYGFAIWEKMQAALDKMFKDTGHVNAYFPLFIPKSFLSKEASHIEGFAKECAVVTHYRLINNPNGEGVIVDPEAKLEEELIVRPTSETIIWNSYKTWIQSYRDLPLLINQWANVVRWEMRTRLFLRTAEFLWQEGHTAHATSKEAVEEAERMLNVYSDFAEQFMALPVIRGIKTPNERFAGAVETYCIEAMMQDGQALQAGTSHYLGQNFAKAFEVQFLNKEGKQEFVYATSWGVSTRLIGALIMAHSDDDGLVLPPNLAPLHVAIVPITKGDEDMKKIRERFEPLMKELKAKNISVKFDDDDTKRPGFKFAEYELKGVPVRMAMGMRDYEAGTVEVARRDTKEKVSVQFEGVGNYIEDLLKDIQQNIFNKAKTFRDSNIREANTWEEFQDMIANQPGFISAHWDGTSETEDKIKEATKATIRCIPLDNPQQEGKCVFSGKPSKERVIFARAY from the coding sequence ATGGCAAAGGAAATAACATCTCGACTTAACGATTATTCACAATGGTATAATGACTTGGTGATCAAAGGCGGACTGGCCGACTATAGCGCCGTGCGCGGTTGCATGGTAATCAAACCTTATGGTTTTGCTATTTGGGAAAAGATGCAAGCTGCATTGGATAAGATGTTTAAAGACACCGGCCACGTCAATGCCTACTTTCCTCTATTCATTCCCAAAAGTTTTTTGAGTAAAGAAGCATCGCATATTGAAGGCTTTGCCAAAGAATGTGCGGTGGTGACGCACTATCGGTTGATTAACAATCCAAATGGTGAAGGAGTTATTGTTGACCCCGAAGCCAAGCTCGAAGAAGAGTTGATTGTTCGCCCTACTTCCGAAACCATCATCTGGAATTCATACAAAACTTGGATTCAGTCCTATCGTGATTTGCCTTTGTTGATTAACCAATGGGCGAATGTGGTTCGTTGGGAAATGAGAACCCGCTTGTTTTTGCGCACTGCCGAATTTTTGTGGCAGGAAGGACATACGGCTCACGCCACCTCGAAAGAAGCGGTGGAAGAAGCCGAAAGAATGTTGAACGTCTATTCTGATTTTGCCGAACAGTTTATGGCCTTGCCGGTTATTCGCGGAATCAAAACTCCGAACGAGCGTTTTGCCGGAGCCGTTGAAACCTATTGCATCGAAGCCATGATGCAGGACGGACAGGCCTTGCAGGCAGGCACTTCGCACTATCTGGGTCAGAATTTTGCCAAGGCGTTTGAGGTGCAGTTTCTGAACAAAGAAGGCAAACAAGAATTTGTTTATGCCACTTCGTGGGGCGTTTCTACTCGCCTGATCGGTGCGCTGATTATGGCGCATAGCGATGATGATGGGCTGGTGTTGCCTCCCAATCTGGCTCCGCTTCACGTGGCGATTGTTCCTATCACGAAGGGTGACGAGGACATGAAAAAGATTCGCGAAAGATTTGAACCGCTGATGAAAGAACTGAAGGCGAAAAACATCTCAGTGAAATTTGACGACGACGACACCAAGCGCCCCGGTTTCAAATTTGCGGAATATGAATTGAAAGGTGTACCGGTTCGGATGGCGATGGGCATGCGCGATTATGAAGCCGGAACCGTAGAAGTAGCTCGGCGCGACACGAAAGAAAAAGTATCTGTGCAATTTGAAGGCGTAGGAAATTATATCGAAGACCTGCTGAAAGATATTCAGCAAAACATCTTCAACAAAGCCAAGACCTTCCGCGACTCCAACATCCGCGAAGCAAATACATGGGAAGAGTTTCAGGATATGATTGCAAACCAACCCGGATTCATATCCGCGCATTGGGACGGAACATCCGAAACCGAAGATAAAATCAAAGAAGCGACCAAAGCCACCATTCGCTGCATTCCTTTAGACAACCCGCAACAGGAAGGCAAATGCGTGTTCAGCGGAAAGCCCTCGAAAGAGCGGGTGATTTTTGCAAGAGCGTATTAG
- a CDS encoding enoyl-CoA hydratase/isomerase family protein, with the protein MEFIKVNPQLEKHIALIELHRPKELNALNRQLMLEVLEALKTLDNDDNVRVIILTGGEKVFAAGADIKQMAEASAIDMLTMDQFSTWDQIRKTKKPIIAAVSGFALGGGCELAMTCDMIIASETARFGQPEIKIGTMPGAGGTQRLTRAVGKAMAMELILTGKFISAEEALQAGLINRIVPAPLLLSETVKLAQEIAKKSPVAIKLAKEAVNQAFNSTLDEGLMFERKNFYLTFASQDQKEGMAAFVEKRLPDFKGK; encoded by the coding sequence ATGGAATTTATCAAAGTAAACCCGCAGCTCGAAAAGCACATTGCGCTGATTGAACTTCATCGCCCCAAAGAACTGAACGCGCTCAACCGCCAGTTGATGCTGGAAGTATTGGAAGCCTTGAAAACATTAGATAACGATGACAATGTTCGCGTCATCATCCTGACCGGTGGAGAAAAAGTATTTGCAGCCGGTGCAGATATTAAACAGATGGCCGAAGCCTCAGCCATTGACATGCTGACTATGGATCAGTTCAGCACCTGGGATCAAATCAGAAAAACCAAGAAGCCCATCATTGCGGCGGTATCCGGTTTTGCATTGGGTGGCGGCTGCGAACTGGCCATGACTTGCGATATGATTATAGCAAGCGAAACAGCCAGATTCGGACAGCCGGAAATTAAAATAGGAACAATGCCCGGCGCGGGTGGCACTCAAAGGCTGACACGGGCAGTAGGCAAAGCGATGGCAATGGAATTGATCTTGACCGGGAAATTTATTTCGGCAGAAGAAGCGCTGCAAGCCGGTTTAATCAATCGCATTGTTCCGGCTCCTCTATTATTATCAGAAACCGTTAAGCTGGCACAGGAAATTGCCAAAAAATCACCGGTAGCTATTAAGCTGGCCAAGGAGGCGGTGAATCAAGCATTCAACTCAACGTTGGATGAAGGACTGATGTTCGAGCGAAAGAATTTCTACCTCACCTTTGCTTCGCAAGATCAAAAAGAAGGGATGGCCGCTTTTGTTGAAAAGCGACTCCCCGACTTTAAAGGAAAGTAA
- a CDS encoding phosphatase PAP2 family protein, with protein MEIIEQLDKQLFDLVNHHLINWFFDLFCPIMRNPQVMYIIYIIIIVRTYQLFPKHFWKILIAGAITFAITDQLSASIIKPYFHRLRPCNDPTVNVRLLIQHCGSGFSFVSAHATNTFGMATFLTMIRQKRLRSVTVFSLWAFVVSFSQVYVGIHYPGDVIVGGIIGSIVGITIGYLSNTYFTKHLIVRGKAAMSETELNQP; from the coding sequence ATGGAAATTATTGAACAATTAGACAAGCAACTCTTCGACCTCGTCAATCATCATCTCATCAATTGGTTTTTCGATTTGTTCTGCCCTATCATGCGGAACCCGCAGGTGATGTATATCATTTACATCATCATCATCGTCCGAACTTATCAGCTATTCCCAAAACACTTTTGGAAAATTCTGATTGCCGGAGCTATCACCTTTGCCATTACAGATCAGTTGTCTGCTTCTATAATAAAACCATACTTTCATCGTTTGCGCCCTTGCAACGATCCGACAGTAAATGTCCGCTTGCTAATTCAACATTGCGGATCGGGATTTAGCTTTGTCTCTGCACATGCTACCAATACATTTGGCATGGCTACGTTTCTAACGATGATTCGCCAAAAGAGATTGAGAAGTGTTACGGTATTTAGTCTTTGGGCCTTTGTTGTTTCTTTCTCACAAGTGTATGTTGGCATTCATTATCCCGGAGATGTCATCGTGGGAGGAATTATCGGCAGTATAGTTGGAATCACTATCGGTTATCTTTCTAATACCTATTTCACAAAACATTTGATAGTAAGAGGCAAAGCTGCTATGTCAGAGACTGAATTAAATCAACCCTAA
- a CDS encoding methyltransferase domain-containing protein, with the protein MKEPWYEEWFDSPYYHILYEHRNDEEAERFIHLLTEKLHVVHGSNILDAACGKGRHSKTLARLGFHVTGIDLSESNIAAAKKIEEKNLHFEEWDIREVYRENSFDYVFNLFSSFGYFEDTADDQQVVTSFAKSLKPGGTLVLDYINSQYAVKHIKAREIIPRGEIQFHIKKRIEKGFIKKKIEFLVAGTDHQFEESLKLINLRLFEEMFQHAGFAITHLFGDYELNEFNSSSSPRLILVAKKM; encoded by the coding sequence ATGAAAGAACCCTGGTACGAAGAATGGTTTGACTCCCCCTATTATCATATCCTCTACGAACATAGAAACGATGAGGAAGCAGAAAGATTTATTCATCTGTTGACAGAAAAGCTTCACGTCGTTCATGGCTCCAACATATTGGATGCCGCCTGCGGCAAAGGACGACATTCCAAAACGCTGGCAAGACTTGGGTTTCATGTAACCGGTATTGATTTATCTGAAAGTAATATTGCTGCCGCAAAAAAGATTGAGGAAAAGAATCTTCACTTTGAAGAATGGGACATTCGCGAAGTGTATCGGGAAAACAGTTTTGATTATGTATTCAATCTGTTTTCAAGTTTCGGATATTTTGAAGACACCGCCGACGACCAACAAGTGGTTACGTCGTTTGCCAAGAGTCTGAAACCCGGCGGAACTTTAGTTCTTGATTATATCAATTCGCAATATGCGGTGAAGCATATAAAGGCGCGGGAGATAATTCCACGAGGGGAGATTCAGTTTCACATTAAAAAGCGGATTGAAAAAGGATTCATCAAAAAGAAGATTGAGTTTTTAGTAGCAGGAACGGACCACCAGTTTGAAGAGAGTCTGAAACTGATCAACCTTAGGTTGTTTGAAGAGATGTTTCAACATGCAGGATTTGCCATCACACACCTTTTCGGTGATTATGAATTGAATGAATTTAATTCATCTTCGTCGCCCCGGTTGATCTTAGTGGCTAAAAAAATGTAG
- the glmM gene encoding phosphoglucosamine mutase, with amino-acid sequence MSLIKSISGIRGTIGGQAGNNLTPTEILKFTVAFGRWILQNEKSNKIVIGRDARVSGRMVSQLVSGALQSIGLDVVDLDLSTTPTVEMEVIEEKAGGGIIITASHNPKQWNALKLLNSKGEFISAQAGEEILRLAEDDNIEYADVNKLGSYISKEGAIERHIEKILKLKWVDVAAIRAKNFKIVIDCVNSTGGIALPKLLAALGVEDVIKLYCEPNGLFSHNPEPLPENLNELSIIVKKSQAHLGISVDPDVDRLAMVSEDGSMFGEEYTLVAIADYILSKKKGNTVSNLSSTRALKDVTEKAGGVYHASAVGEVNVVEKMKEVKAIIGGEGNGGVIFPELHYGRDAMVGIALFLSHLAQSGKTASILRAGYPSYHIAKKKVDLDPSVDIDHLFDEIKRKYKKYTINTTDGVRIDMDTDWIHLRRSNTEPIVRIYAESNSETTANNMALQVMSDLKNFAPK; translated from the coding sequence TTGTCACTAATAAAATCTATATCTGGAATACGCGGAACCATCGGAGGGCAGGCAGGAAATAACCTGACACCCACTGAAATTCTGAAGTTCACAGTTGCTTTTGGGAGATGGATTCTTCAAAACGAAAAAAGCAACAAAATTGTTATTGGCCGCGATGCTCGCGTCAGCGGGCGAATGGTGAGTCAATTAGTATCCGGTGCTTTGCAATCTATTGGTTTAGATGTGGTGGACTTAGATCTTTCTACAACGCCCACCGTCGAGATGGAGGTGATTGAAGAGAAAGCAGGTGGTGGTATTATCATCACGGCTTCGCACAATCCCAAACAGTGGAATGCACTTAAACTACTGAACTCAAAAGGAGAATTTATTTCTGCCCAGGCAGGAGAGGAGATACTTCGCCTGGCGGAAGATGATAACATCGAATATGCGGATGTAAACAAACTCGGTTCCTATATTAGTAAAGAGGGAGCGATTGAGCGCCACATTGAAAAGATACTCAAACTGAAGTGGGTAGATGTAGCCGCCATTCGGGCAAAGAATTTCAAAATAGTCATTGACTGTGTCAACTCTACCGGTGGCATTGCGCTTCCAAAGTTGCTTGCTGCGCTTGGTGTGGAAGATGTTATCAAACTTTACTGTGAACCAAATGGTTTGTTTTCTCACAACCCCGAACCGCTGCCCGAGAACCTCAACGAGCTTTCCATTATTGTTAAAAAATCGCAAGCACATCTCGGCATATCGGTTGATCCGGATGTAGATCGCTTAGCGATGGTGTCGGAAGACGGCAGCATGTTTGGGGAAGAATATACACTGGTGGCCATCGCTGATTATATATTGAGCAAAAAGAAGGGCAACACTGTTTCTAATCTTTCTTCGACCCGTGCATTGAAAGATGTGACCGAAAAGGCAGGAGGTGTATATCATGCTTCGGCTGTTGGTGAAGTGAACGTGGTGGAGAAGATGAAAGAAGTGAAAGCCATTATCGGCGGCGAAGGCAACGGCGGAGTTATTTTCCCCGAACTGCACTACGGTCGCGATGCGATGGTCGGCATTGCGCTCTTCCTGTCGCATCTGGCACAAAGCGGGAAAACGGCCTCGATTCTCCGCGCCGGTTATCCCAGTTATCATATCGCCAAGAAAAAAGTGGACCTCGACCCTTCTGTTGATATAGATCACTTGTTTGATGAGATAAAGAGGAAGTACAAGAAATATACCATCAACACCACCGACGGGGTGCGCATTGACATGGATACCGATTGGATTCATCTGCGCCGTTCCAACACCGAACCTATTGTGCGGATATATGCCGAAAGCAATTCTGAAACTACGGCCAATAATATGGCGCTTCAGGTCATGAGTGATCTGAAAAACTTCGCACCTAAATAG
- a CDS encoding gliding motility-associated C-terminal domain-containing protein produces the protein MIRPTCILFCIDSACIQPAECTISFTLGNDTAICPNGSLLLDATTAGGTYLWNNGSINPTNRVTSAGDYMVTVTDPSGCSASDTITVGFGDNNLFVDLGNDRDVCSRGGLVLAPGISNATYRWQDNSTDSFYHVTQTGVYSVTVNNGCGIASDEVRLTIYPDECALLIPTAFSPNNDGMNDLFRAVCRCPTSSFSMKVFNRWGEMVYQTKNILLGWDGVYKEENQPLGVYGYECEYFNYCENKLNTISGNVSLLR, from the coding sequence TTGATCAGGCCGACCTGCATCCTTTTCTGTATTGACTCTGCCTGCATTCAACCCGCAGAATGTACTATTTCATTCACATTAGGAAACGACACGGCTATTTGTCCCAATGGTTCCCTATTATTAGATGCTACTACCGCTGGAGGCACTTATCTTTGGAACAATGGCAGCATCAATCCGACCAATAGAGTTACCAGTGCGGGAGATTATATGGTTACGGTCACAGATCCTTCCGGTTGTTCCGCAAGCGATACTATAACCGTCGGTTTTGGTGACAACAATCTGTTCGTTGACTTAGGAAATGACAGAGATGTTTGTAGTCGTGGAGGGCTGGTTCTTGCTCCGGGGATTTCAAATGCAACTTATCGCTGGCAGGATAATTCAACCGATAGTTTTTATCACGTTACACAAACCGGTGTTTACTCCGTTACCGTAAATAATGGTTGTGGAATTGCTTCGGATGAAGTGAGGCTGACCATTTATCCAGATGAATGTGCTTTGTTGATTCCGACCGCCTTTTCTCCTAATAATGACGGAATGAACGATTTGTTTCGAGCGGTATGTAGATGCCCAACCAGTAGTTTTTCTATGAAAGTATTCAACCGGTGGGGCGAAATGGTTTATCAAACAAAGAATATTTTGCTCGGATGGGATGGTGTGTATAAAGAGGAGAATCAGCCTTTAGGAGTTTATGGTTATGAGTGCGAATACTTCAATTATTGCGAAAACAAATTGAATACGATAAGCGGCAACGTCAGTTTGTTGCGATAG
- a CDS encoding PIG-L family deacetylase has protein sequence MNLPFQNVLVLAPHTDDGELGCGGLIARMIEEKRKVTYAAFSTAEESVPDGFPKDVLKTEVRNATHKLGIEEENLVIFNYPVRKLNYHRQEILEDLVRLRKNNYDLILTPCLHDIHQDHTTVAHEALRAYKNTSILGYELIWNNLSFKTTSFISLEKRHIESKVAALQEYKSQGNRDYMSEEFIFSLAKTRGVQVGMKYAESFEVIRLML, from the coding sequence ATGAATTTACCCTTTCAAAATGTACTTGTTTTAGCTCCCCACACCGACGATGGCGAGCTTGGATGCGGAGGACTGATTGCCCGAATGATAGAAGAGAAAAGGAAGGTGACTTATGCGGCATTTTCTACCGCCGAAGAATCGGTGCCGGATGGGTTTCCTAAAGATGTTTTGAAAACAGAAGTAAGAAACGCTACTCATAAATTAGGAATAGAAGAAGAGAATCTGGTCATCTTCAATTATCCGGTACGCAAACTCAATTATCATCGTCAGGAAATTCTCGAAGACTTGGTTCGTCTTCGCAAGAACAACTACGACCTTATTCTGACTCCCTGCCTGCACGATATTCATCAAGACCACACCACGGTGGCCCATGAAGCACTTCGGGCATATAAGAACACCTCTATCCTCGGCTATGAACTGATCTGGAATAATCTTTCTTTTAAAACTACCAGCTTTATTTCTTTAGAAAAGCGGCATATAGAAAGTAAAGTAGCGGCATTGCAGGAATACAAATCTCAAGGAAATCGAGATTATATGTCGGAGGAGTTTATTTTCTCGCTTGCCAAAACGCGTGGTGTACAGGTAGGGATGAAATATGCAGAGTCCTTTGAAGTAATTCGTTTGATGTTATGA
- a CDS encoding ATP-grasp domain-containing protein has protein sequence MKRIRVLMTGAGAPGGPGIIKCLQADKRIDLTVCDANASASGRFLNKEFFQCPPASDSGFSEFMLQKSRDLEVDVLFPLVTRELFLFAERKNEFAATGTKVIVSDKDALNTANNKSRLHQHLKSSGIMVPEFYVANTLEELENAFSSLGYPQKKVCIKPSVSNGSRGVRIIDPMAKEFDLLFNEKPNSLYMLKDDLFRILKGHKFPELLVSEVLPGEEFTIDTLMYQGKSLLIVPRSRTKMNAGISVAGEIVKQEEIIAYVQQMSATLPLHGPIGFQVKKADDGKFKLLEINPRIQGTSVSLMGAGVNLPLLAVLQEAGEEVQIPEVKWGTKFVRFYNEVYYR, from the coding sequence ATGAAAAGAATAAGGGTGTTGATGACTGGTGCCGGCGCTCCCGGCGGCCCGGGAATCATTAAATGTTTACAGGCTGATAAGCGCATTGACTTGACGGTATGTGATGCGAATGCCTCCGCATCGGGACGGTTTCTCAACAAAGAATTTTTTCAATGTCCACCGGCTTCCGATTCCGGCTTTTCAGAATTCATGCTACAGAAAAGCAGAGACTTGGAGGTGGATGTATTGTTTCCATTGGTGACTAGAGAGTTGTTTTTGTTTGCTGAAAGGAAAAATGAATTTGCCGCAACGGGAACTAAGGTAATCGTATCGGATAAGGACGCGCTCAACACAGCTAACAACAAAAGCCGCTTACATCAACATCTGAAATCATCCGGCATCATGGTTCCTGAGTTTTATGTGGCAAATACTTTGGAGGAATTGGAAAATGCTTTTTCAAGTTTGGGATATCCGCAGAAAAAGGTCTGTATCAAGCCTTCGGTCTCTAACGGTAGCCGCGGCGTAAGAATCATAGACCCAATGGCGAAGGAGTTTGATTTGCTTTTTAATGAAAAGCCCAACTCGCTTTATATGCTGAAGGATGATTTATTCCGAATTTTGAAAGGACATAAATTTCCCGAACTATTGGTTTCAGAAGTGCTGCCCGGAGAGGAGTTTACGATTGATACTTTAATGTATCAAGGTAAGAGCCTTTTGATCGTGCCGCGTTCGAGAACAAAGATGAATGCCGGAATATCTGTGGCGGGTGAAATAGTGAAACAGGAAGAAATTATAGCTTATGTTCAGCAGATGTCGGCAACGCTTCCCTTACATGGCCCAATCGGCTTTCAGGTTAAGAAAGCAGATGATGGAAAATTTAAGTTGCTTGAAATCAACCCTCGAATTCAAGGTACCAGCGTTTCACTGATGGGTGCAGGAGTTAATCTTCCTTTGTTGGCAGTGCTGCAAGAAGCAGGAGAGGAGGTTCAAATCCCCGAAGTAAAATGGGGAACGAAGTTTGTCCGTTTTTATAACGAAGTTTACTATCGGTAG
- a CDS encoding HAD family hydrolase codes for MGENYPIERIRDAFTFLMWQYDFFLLDLDNTLYDEKQYLYPVYQAISKRMAKAYSLNETEMTDFFLDTFEKEGRGSLFNKLCEQFHIPEQEISGMLITMREIILVEKIQLNPVGKLVLDLLVEERKKIFIVTNGNVAQQKNKVSLIDWGESFSYLNFVYANLYQSKPNRASFDFLQKEFSVLPEKTIMIGDSQTDEEFAKNSGIQYVPVQMFSM; via the coding sequence ATGGGTGAAAATTATCCGATTGAAAGAATTAGAGATGCCTTTACTTTTTTAATGTGGCAGTATGATTTTTTTCTGTTGGATTTAGACAACACGCTGTACGACGAAAAGCAATATCTGTATCCCGTGTATCAAGCTATCTCAAAAAGAATGGCTAAAGCATATTCCCTGAATGAAACAGAGATGACGGATTTTTTCCTAGATACATTTGAGAAAGAAGGAAGAGGAAGTTTGTTCAACAAGTTGTGTGAGCAGTTCCATATACCAGAACAAGAGATTTCGGGGATGCTTATCACTATGAGGGAAATTATTTTGGTCGAAAAGATTCAATTGAATCCAGTTGGAAAATTGGTGCTTGACCTGTTAGTTGAAGAAAGGAAGAAGATATTTATCGTCACTAATGGAAATGTCGCTCAGCAAAAAAATAAGGTGAGTTTGATTGACTGGGGAGAAAGTTTTTCGTATTTGAACTTCGTCTATGCCAACTTGTATCAATCTAAACCCAACCGGGCATCATTCGATTTCTTGCAAAAGGAGTTTAGTGTGTTGCCCGAAAAAACCATCATGATAGGAGATAGTCAGACGGATGAGGAATTTGCTAAAAACAGCGGCATACAATATGTCCCGGTTCAGATGTTTTCTATGTAA
- a CDS encoding glycosyltransferase family 4 protein, translating into MSKKVLIFTYYWPPSGGIAVQRFLKFSKYLPQFGWEPIIITVKNGSYPYFDESLEKEVPPDLRVYKTKTFEPFLLYNLLKGKQGKSLPTVEVGSQGNKTSFQKISEFIRANYFIPDARKGWIPYAVKQAEEVLKNEKIAAIITTGPPHSTHLIGLQLKKKFGVKWLADFRDPWTGIIQNQMLPRTASTIAKDESLESEVLQSADTVTVISEGMKEKFEDRTRSLQVIYNGYDDERFSSPSQALPNEKGFLFTYTGNFLASQNVPQLWDALAELKSECPELKLLLIGRVDKEVQKSIEKAEIKDLVVYKDFMPHSEVVSYMWHSSLLLFLLANVEDNKLLMTGKVFEYLPTGTELMGIGPVDGSAQDVMKTANRNSIIDYSDKESMKQRIQSAYHYWNQHGKAGKHSGDEYKQFAASNITRQLARLLEDLVT; encoded by the coding sequence GTGAGTAAGAAAGTTTTAATCTTTACTTATTATTGGCCTCCATCCGGCGGCATCGCTGTCCAGCGCTTTTTAAAGTTCTCTAAATATCTTCCCCAGTTCGGATGGGAACCAATCATTATTACTGTAAAGAATGGCAGCTATCCATATTTTGATGAATCATTAGAAAAGGAAGTTCCACCAGACTTGCGGGTGTATAAGACGAAGACCTTTGAGCCGTTTTTACTATACAATTTATTGAAAGGTAAACAGGGGAAAAGCCTACCTACAGTTGAAGTAGGCAGTCAAGGAAACAAAACTAGTTTTCAAAAGATCTCTGAATTCATACGTGCCAACTACTTTATACCAGATGCACGAAAGGGATGGATTCCTTATGCGGTTAAACAGGCAGAGGAAGTACTAAAAAACGAAAAGATAGCTGCAATAATTACCACCGGACCTCCTCATTCCACTCATTTGATTGGATTGCAACTAAAAAAGAAATTCGGAGTAAAGTGGTTGGCTGACTTTCGCGACCCTTGGACAGGAATTATTCAGAATCAAATGCTGCCAAGAACTGCCAGTACCATAGCTAAAGATGAATCTCTTGAATCTGAAGTGTTACAGAGTGCTGATACGGTAACAGTCATTAGTGAGGGAATGAAAGAAAAATTTGAAGACCGCACTCGCTCGCTTCAGGTGATATATAACGGCTACGATGATGAGCGGTTTAGCAGTCCAAGCCAGGCGTTGCCGAATGAAAAGGGATTCTTATTCACCTACACTGGCAATTTCCTTGCTTCCCAAAATGTCCCCCAATTGTGGGATGCCTTGGCAGAACTTAAATCAGAATGTCCTGAACTTAAACTTCTTCTTATCGGAAGGGTTGATAAGGAAGTCCAAAAATCAATAGAAAAGGCGGAAATTAAAGACCTAGTGGTTTATAAAGATTTCATGCCTCATTCTGAAGTTGTGAGCTATATGTGGCATTCTTCCCTATTGCTTTTTCTACTTGCCAATGTGGAAGACAATAAACTTCTGATGACAGGAAAGGTGTTTGAATACTTACCTACCGGAACCGAATTAATGGGTATAGGACCAGTAGATGGAAGCGCACAGGACGTGATGAAAACCGCCAATCGAAACTCTATCATAGATTACTCAGATAAAGAAAGTATGAAACAACGCATCCAAAGTGCGTACCACTACTGGAACCAGCATGGAAAAGCAGGAAAACACTCTGGAGACGAGTATAAACAATTTGCTGCTTCCAATATCACGCGACAACTCGCTAGATTGCTGGAGGATTTAGTTACATAG